A single window of Methylobacterium nodulans ORS 2060 DNA harbors:
- a CDS encoding DUF4198 domain-containing protein has product MSHPPIPRRTSLAVAAVMALAALAAPARAHDLWLTLSTPEAGPQVRVNFGSPRERLTPAKPKLVALQAITPDETTTFVAALRPSPPDVPPALVAPLPSKASRTLVAATYDSGYWVTLTDGSGRNTSRRLVPDATASRWSVRFAKAALGPAAPWLKVVGHALEIVPLEIPAPTAGAIRVRVLFRGEPLAGASVVYGESGADLDPGQAPQVTADAEGIATVPIRKAGAQLLTVRHGVSPSATPDLADRDDYSATFAFRLDEASVN; this is encoded by the coding sequence ATGTCCCATCCCCCCATCCCGCGCCGAACCTCCCTCGCGGTGGCGGCGGTGATGGCGCTCGCGGCTCTCGCCGCGCCGGCCCGCGCGCATGACCTGTGGCTGACGCTGAGCACGCCGGAGGCCGGCCCGCAGGTGCGGGTGAATTTCGGCTCTCCGCGGGAGCGGCTGACGCCGGCCAAGCCCAAGCTCGTGGCGCTTCAGGCGATCACGCCGGACGAGACGACGACCTTCGTGGCGGCGCTGCGCCCAAGCCCGCCGGACGTGCCGCCGGCCCTCGTGGCCCCCCTGCCCAGCAAGGCAAGCCGCACGCTCGTCGCCGCGACCTACGACAGCGGCTACTGGGTGACTCTGACGGACGGGAGCGGCCGCAACACCAGCCGCCGCCTCGTGCCGGACGCGACGGCCAGCCGCTGGTCGGTGCGATTCGCCAAGGCGGCGCTCGGGCCTGCGGCCCCCTGGCTGAAGGTGGTCGGACACGCGCTCGAGATCGTGCCGCTGGAGATTCCGGCGCCGACCGCGGGCGCGATCCGCGTGCGGGTGCTGTTCCGGGGCGAGCCGCTGGCGGGCGCCAGCGTGGTCTACGGTGAGAGTGGCGCCGACCTCGACCCGGGCCAGGCGCCGCAGGTCACGGCCGATGCGGAGGGCATCGCGACCGTCCCCATCCGCAAGGCCGGGGCGCAGCTTCTCACGGTCCGGCACGGCGTCAGCCCCTCGGCGACGCCGGACCTGGCCGACCGCGACGATTACAGCGCGACCTTCGCGTTCCGCCTCGATGAGGCTTCGGTGAACTGA
- a CDS encoding FAD-binding oxidoreductase, with protein MSPETTHDLVARLAARLGPGGLLTEESDIAPFAIDWRRLFPGRPACVARPASTAEVADVVRICREAGAALVPQGGNTGLAGGAVPDASGTQVVLSLMRMNAIRAVDPVGLTLTAEAGCVLKAAQDAAADVNRLLPVSFAAEGSAMVGGVIATNAGGLNVVRYGMTRGNVLGLEVVLGDGTVVDGLRALCKDNAGYDWKQLFIGSEGTLGIVTAAVLRLTARPRHVATALLAVPDPQAALRLFTLAQDELGDAIQAFELISGLSLDLVARHGGLRNPLGPAGWYLLVEAASSLPSLREAAEGVLATALEQGDAVDGVLAESSQQAAGLWALREGITEAEAKEGRGVKHDVSVPITAIPAFLEAAGRALAADLPGARANAFGHMGDGNIHYNVLAAPGQTSEAINQLVHGVVEDFGGSISAEHGIGQYRVTELVRHRRPGEIALARRIKAALDPDGLLNPGKVLAR; from the coding sequence ATGAGCCCCGAGACGACACACGACCTCGTCGCGCGCCTCGCCGCCCGTCTCGGTCCGGGCGGCCTTCTCACCGAGGAGAGCGACATCGCCCCCTTCGCCATCGACTGGCGGCGGCTGTTCCCGGGCCGTCCGGCCTGCGTGGCGCGGCCCGCGAGCACCGCAGAGGTGGCCGACGTGGTGCGGATCTGCCGCGAGGCCGGGGCGGCCCTCGTGCCGCAGGGCGGCAATACCGGCCTTGCAGGCGGCGCCGTGCCGGACGCCTCGGGGACGCAGGTCGTGCTCTCGCTCATGCGCATGAACGCGATCCGGGCGGTCGATCCGGTGGGGCTGACGCTCACGGCGGAGGCCGGCTGCGTGCTCAAGGCGGCGCAGGACGCGGCAGCGGACGTGAACCGTCTCTTGCCCGTCAGCTTCGCGGCGGAGGGCTCCGCGATGGTGGGCGGCGTCATCGCCACCAATGCGGGCGGGCTCAACGTCGTGCGCTACGGCATGACCCGCGGCAACGTGCTGGGCCTTGAAGTGGTGCTCGGGGACGGCACCGTCGTCGACGGGCTGCGGGCCCTGTGCAAGGACAATGCGGGCTACGACTGGAAGCAGCTCTTCATCGGGTCCGAGGGCACGCTCGGCATCGTCACGGCGGCGGTGCTGCGGCTCACAGCCCGCCCGCGGCACGTCGCGACCGCGCTCCTCGCGGTGCCGGATCCGCAGGCGGCCCTGCGGCTGTTCACCCTGGCTCAGGACGAGCTCGGCGACGCGATTCAGGCCTTCGAGCTGATCTCCGGCCTGTCCCTCGATCTCGTCGCGCGCCATGGGGGCCTGCGCAATCCGCTCGGACCGGCCGGCTGGTACCTGCTCGTCGAGGCGGCCTCCTCGCTTCCGTCCCTGCGCGAGGCGGCCGAGGGCGTGCTTGCGACGGCGCTGGAGCAGGGGGATGCGGTCGATGGCGTGCTGGCCGAATCGAGCCAGCAGGCGGCCGGCCTGTGGGCGCTGCGCGAGGGCATCACCGAGGCCGAGGCGAAGGAGGGGCGCGGCGTCAAGCACGACGTCTCGGTGCCGATCACGGCGATTCCCGCTTTCCTGGAGGCGGCCGGGCGGGCGCTCGCCGCGGATCTGCCGGGCGCGCGCGCCAATGCCTTCGGCCACATGGGCGACGGCAACATCCACTACAACGTGCTGGCCGCGCCCGGGCAGACCAGCGAGGCGATCAACCAACTGGTGCACGGCGTGGTGGAGGATTTCGGCGGCAGCATCTCGGCCGAGCACGGCATCGGCCAGTACCGGGTGACGGAGCTGGTCCGCCATCGCCGGCCCGGGGAAATCGCCCTGGCACGCCGGATCAAGGCGGCGCTCGACCCCGACGGCCTGCTCAATCCCGGCAAGGTCCTGGCGCGCTGA
- a CDS encoding ferredoxin reductase, which translates to MALAWQEAVIAAIAAETPRVKRFTLRPDRPFPFRAGQHVDVRLTAPDGYQAQRSYSIASAPGGEESLDLMIEHLDDGEVSGFFADVAEVGDRIELRGPIGAFTWEAGQGGPLLLVAGGSGVVPLLSMLRHRAAAAPSVPALLLYSARTPEEVIARAELLRRDAQEPAFQLMLNLTRVPGGRRLDAARVAEALSRLGPPASSFVCGGNPFVSTASDLLVDAGVAPETIRTERFGG; encoded by the coding sequence GTGGCGCTGGCGTGGCAGGAGGCGGTGATCGCGGCCATCGCCGCCGAGACGCCGCGGGTGAAGCGCTTCACCCTCCGCCCCGACCGTCCCTTCCCGTTCCGGGCCGGGCAGCACGTGGATGTGCGGCTCACCGCCCCGGACGGCTATCAGGCACAGCGCAGCTACTCCATCGCCTCCGCGCCGGGCGGCGAGGAGAGCTTAGATCTCATGATCGAGCACCTCGACGACGGGGAGGTCTCGGGCTTCTTCGCCGACGTGGCGGAGGTGGGCGATCGCATCGAGCTGCGCGGGCCGATCGGGGCCTTCACCTGGGAGGCGGGGCAGGGCGGTCCGCTCCTCCTCGTTGCGGGTGGATCGGGCGTGGTGCCGCTCCTGTCGATGCTCCGCCATCGGGCCGCGGCCGCGCCTTCCGTGCCGGCCCTCCTTCTCTATTCCGCCCGCACGCCCGAGGAGGTGATCGCCCGCGCGGAGCTGCTGCGGCGCGACGCACAGGAGCCGGCCTTTCAGCTGATGCTCAACCTGACCCGCGTCCCGGGCGGACGGCGCCTCGACGCGGCGCGCGTGGCGGAGGCGCTGTCCCGCCTCGGCCCGCCCGCGAGCAGCTTCGTCTGCGGCGGCAATCCCTTCGTCAGCACGGCATCCGACCTCCTCGTCGATGCGGGCGTGGCGCCGGAGACGATCCGGACCGAGCGGTTCGGTGGTTAG
- a CDS encoding sulfite oxidase-like oxidoreductase has product MATRGFTGRRPSRPVEERLPPGQYLTTDFPVLQLGPTPRIDLARWSFTLWQGPKPLKSWTWDEFEALPHTRWSGDIHCVTKWSKFDTAWEGVSFDDLLSAAGIAAPTPFLLAEGYDDYSTNVPVADLAGGKGMVATRYDGRPIPPDHGGPARLLVPHLYFWKSAKWVKGLRFTAKDEAGFWELRGYHMYGDPWREQRFSDD; this is encoded by the coding sequence ATGGCGACGCGAGGGTTCACGGGCCGGCGGCCCTCCCGGCCAGTCGAGGAGCGGCTGCCGCCCGGGCAGTATCTGACGACCGACTTTCCGGTCCTGCAGCTCGGGCCGACCCCCCGCATCGACCTCGCCCGCTGGTCCTTCACCCTCTGGCAGGGGCCGAAGCCCCTGAAGAGCTGGACCTGGGACGAATTCGAGGCCCTGCCGCACACCCGCTGGAGCGGCGACATCCACTGCGTGACCAAGTGGTCGAAATTCGACACGGCCTGGGAGGGCGTGAGCTTCGACGACCTTCTCTCCGCCGCCGGCATCGCGGCGCCGACGCCCTTCCTCCTCGCCGAGGGCTACGACGATTACAGCACGAACGTTCCGGTTGCCGACCTCGCCGGCGGCAAGGGCATGGTGGCCACGCGCTACGACGGCCGGCCGATCCCGCCCGACCATGGCGGCCCGGCCCGGCTCCTGGTCCCTCACCTCTACTTTTGGAAGAGCGCCAAGTGGGTGAAGGGCCTGCGCTTCACGGCCAAGGACGAGGCCGGATTCTGGGAGCTGCGCGGCTACCACATGTACGGCGATCCCTGGCGCGAGCAGCGGTTCTCGGACGATTGA